From a single Athene noctua chromosome 2, bAthNoc1.hap1.1, whole genome shotgun sequence genomic region:
- the SNAP47 gene encoding synaptosomal-associated protein 47 isoform X2 — translation MNEDIRIHSWPCSYYLDTRKQWVAGRLSLTPVAIKFTADKTGELLVDFHLSSVSEIKKESSNLIFSSLTILENNTKHWFSSLQPNRNVVFNILEHFWREQLLSSQAAGAEAAALQSTKGKELTGLLTGSQKRLEDTAKVLHYQGEQFDNIMRGLNKIEGDMDVADRLLTELESPSWWPFSSKLWKVPLETKPKETATVSDSKNQEGIIIRIPVIITHRTDSNVKPGKLTLFASGLEISDCNSQVIHRFESKDVDDIRVHTPYEISVRQRFIGKPDTSYRLLSAKMPEAIPILEMQFSKKIQFLEDALGFVGARKSPQVDLGTSIWQAATGLLGGVVQPCSLLGGGEGMDNDEVQLQKQEKISQEEAQELKQILKKLKGLALETEAELERQDEALDSITTSVDRATLNIDKQNRRIKKLT, via the exons ATGAACGAAGACATACGTATCCATAGCTGGCCTTGTTCTTACTACTTGGACACCAGAAAACAATGGGTCGCTGGCAGACTCTCGCTGACTCCTGTTGCAATCAAATTTACAGCTGACAAGACTGGGGAGCTTCTGGTCGACTTTCATCTTTCTAGTGTTAGTGAGATCAAGAAGGAATCTTCAAATTTAATCTTCAGCTCCCTTACCATCTTAGAGAATAACACCAAGCACTGGTTCAGTTCTCTGCAACCCAATAGAAATGTGGTATTCAACATCCTTGAGCACTTCTGGAGGGAGCAGTTGCTGTCAAGCCAAGCtgcaggagcagaagcagcagctttgcagTCAACAAAGGGAAAAGAACTGACGGGATTATTGACTGGATCACAGAAACGACTGGAGGACACAGCAAAAGTGCTGCATTACCAGGGTGAGCAGTTTGATAACATCATGAGAGGACTCAACAAGATCGAAGGGGATATGGATGTAGCAGACAG GTTGTTGACTGAGCTTGAATCTCCTTCTTGGTGGCCATTTAGCAGCAAGCTCTGGAAAGTGCCATTGGAAACCAAGCCAAAGGAAACCGCCACAGTTTCCGATTCGAAGAACCAGGAAGGAATCATAATTAGAATTCCAGTTATTATCACCCACAGAACAGACTCAAATGTCAAGCCAGGAAAACTCACACTTTTCGCTTCTGGCCTGGAAATCAGTGACTGCAATTCTCAGGTCATTCACCGGTTTGAATCAAAGGATGTAGATGATATCAGAGTTCATACGCCATATGAAATCAGTGTCCGTCAGAGATTTATTGGGAAGCCCGACACCTCTTACCGGCTCTTGTCAGCAAAGATGCCAGAAGCAATCCCCATCTTGGAGATGCAGTTTAGCAAGAAGATACAGTTTTTAGAAGATGCGCTAGGATTTGTTGGTGCCAGGAAATCTCCTCAGGTGGATTTGGGAACCTCCATTTGGCAAGCAG CCACAGGACTCCTGGGAGGAGTGGTACAGCCCTGCTCTCTGTTGGGAGGTGGAGAAGGGATGGACAACGACGAGGTTCAGCTGCAGAAGCAAGAGAAGATCTCCCAGGAAGAAGCACAAGAGCTTAAACAG ATACTAAAGAAGCTGAAGGGCCTTGCCTTGGAGACAGAAGCCGAGCTGGAGAGACAAGATGAAGCTCTTGATTCCATCACTACCTCCGTAGACCGCGCGACACTGAATATTGACAAGCAGAACCGCAGAATAAAGAAACTAACGTAG
- the SNAP47 gene encoding synaptosomal-associated protein 47 isoform X1: MISKRFTREVSSSGFEGIAFEEEDLNGELMNEDIRIHSWPCSYYLDTRKQWVAGRLSLTPVAIKFTADKTGELLVDFHLSSVSEIKKESSNLIFSSLTILENNTKHWFSSLQPNRNVVFNILEHFWREQLLSSQAAGAEAAALQSTKGKELTGLLTGSQKRLEDTAKVLHYQGEQFDNIMRGLNKIEGDMDVADRLLTELESPSWWPFSSKLWKVPLETKPKETATVSDSKNQEGIIIRIPVIITHRTDSNVKPGKLTLFASGLEISDCNSQVIHRFESKDVDDIRVHTPYEISVRQRFIGKPDTSYRLLSAKMPEAIPILEMQFSKKIQFLEDALGFVGARKSPQVDLGTSIWQAATGLLGGVVQPCSLLGGGEGMDNDEVQLQKQEKISQEEAQELKQILKKLKGLALETEAELERQDEALDSITTSVDRATLNIDKQNRRIKKLT; the protein is encoded by the exons ATGATCTCAAAGCGTTTCACAAGAGAAG TTTCTTCTTCTGGCTTTGAGGGCATTGCTTTTGAAGAAGAGGATCTGAACGGCGAGCTGATGAACGAAGACATACGTATCCATAGCTGGCCTTGTTCTTACTACTTGGACACCAGAAAACAATGGGTCGCTGGCAGACTCTCGCTGACTCCTGTTGCAATCAAATTTACAGCTGACAAGACTGGGGAGCTTCTGGTCGACTTTCATCTTTCTAGTGTTAGTGAGATCAAGAAGGAATCTTCAAATTTAATCTTCAGCTCCCTTACCATCTTAGAGAATAACACCAAGCACTGGTTCAGTTCTCTGCAACCCAATAGAAATGTGGTATTCAACATCCTTGAGCACTTCTGGAGGGAGCAGTTGCTGTCAAGCCAAGCtgcaggagcagaagcagcagctttgcagTCAACAAAGGGAAAAGAACTGACGGGATTATTGACTGGATCACAGAAACGACTGGAGGACACAGCAAAAGTGCTGCATTACCAGGGTGAGCAGTTTGATAACATCATGAGAGGACTCAACAAGATCGAAGGGGATATGGATGTAGCAGACAG GTTGTTGACTGAGCTTGAATCTCCTTCTTGGTGGCCATTTAGCAGCAAGCTCTGGAAAGTGCCATTGGAAACCAAGCCAAAGGAAACCGCCACAGTTTCCGATTCGAAGAACCAGGAAGGAATCATAATTAGAATTCCAGTTATTATCACCCACAGAACAGACTCAAATGTCAAGCCAGGAAAACTCACACTTTTCGCTTCTGGCCTGGAAATCAGTGACTGCAATTCTCAGGTCATTCACCGGTTTGAATCAAAGGATGTAGATGATATCAGAGTTCATACGCCATATGAAATCAGTGTCCGTCAGAGATTTATTGGGAAGCCCGACACCTCTTACCGGCTCTTGTCAGCAAAGATGCCAGAAGCAATCCCCATCTTGGAGATGCAGTTTAGCAAGAAGATACAGTTTTTAGAAGATGCGCTAGGATTTGTTGGTGCCAGGAAATCTCCTCAGGTGGATTTGGGAACCTCCATTTGGCAAGCAG CCACAGGACTCCTGGGAGGAGTGGTACAGCCCTGCTCTCTGTTGGGAGGTGGAGAAGGGATGGACAACGACGAGGTTCAGCTGCAGAAGCAAGAGAAGATCTCCCAGGAAGAAGCACAAGAGCTTAAACAG ATACTAAAGAAGCTGAAGGGCCTTGCCTTGGAGACAGAAGCCGAGCTGGAGAGACAAGATGAAGCTCTTGATTCCATCACTACCTCCGTAGACCGCGCGACACTGAATATTGACAAGCAGAACCGCAGAATAAAGAAACTAACGTAG
- the JMJD4 gene encoding 2-oxoglutarate and iron-dependent oxygenase JMJD4, with translation MDRATFACSTAFFRDYSSSSQGAFCLPGGHVDFIEKVESFTYSDFFRDYLIPNHPCIFSAKFTEDWGSRRNWVNWDGKPNFDYLLQKFGEAVVPVANCDVKEYNSNPKEQLPFKEYINYWKEYIKNDYRSSRGCLYLKDWHLSRAFPEQDVYTTPVYFSSDWLNEYWDAIAVDDYRFVYMGPKGSWTPFHADVFRSYSWSANICGRKKWLLYPAGQEEYLKDRHGNLPFDVTAPGLQDRSVYPRYNQSQPPVEIVQEAGEIVFIPSGWHHQVYNLEDTISINHNWVNGCNVAIMWCFLQDELAAVQREISEWKVPMDDWHLQCQLIMKSCTGIDYKEFYNFLKIIAENRISVLENGLDDEASAKNTPKAAISTLGMLHAVFDLKRTVKVLTSLSANEDFKKLDLTSLSPPPEALLHHLKAAIDTALL, from the exons ATGGACAGGGCAACATTTGCCTGTTCCACTGCCTTTTTTCGTGACTACAGCAGTTCATCTCAGGGTGCATTCTGCCTCCCCGGAGGACACGTTGACTTTATTGAAAAAGTAGAATCGTTCACCTACTCGGATTTTTTCCGGGATTATTTGATTCCCAATCATCCCTGTATTTTCTCAGCTAAATTCACTGAAGACTGGGGCAGCAGGAGAAATTGGGTTAATTGGGATGGAAAGCCTAACTTTGATTACCTTCTGCAGAAGTTTG GAGAAGCTGTAGTACCTGTTGCCAACTGTGATGTCAAGGAGTACAATTCTAATCCGAAGGAGCAGCTTCCCTTCAAGGAGTATATAAATTACTGGAAAGAGTACATTAAAAATGACTACCGGTCATCCCGAGGGTGCCTTTATCTAAAGGACTGGCACCTGAGCAG AGCTTTCCCCGAGCAAGATGTTTATACAACCCCTGTGTATTTCTCATCCGACTGGCTGAATGAATACTGGGATGCTATAGCTGTGGATGATTATCGCTTCGTCTACATGGGACCTAAAGGTTCATG GACTCCATTCCACGCTGATGTCTTCCGTTCCTACAGCTGGTCAGCCAATATATGTGGGAGAAAGAAATGGCTGTTGTACCCTGCAGGACAGGAGGAGTACCTGAAAGACCGCCATGGCAACTTGCCCTTTGACGTGACTGCACCTGGTCTTCAGGACAGGAGTGTTTACCCTCGCTACAACCAAAGTCAACCCCCTGTTGAAATTGTGCAGGAAGCAGGGGAGATAGTCTTCATCCCCAGTGGGTGGCATCATCAAGTTTACAATCTG GAGGATACCATTTCCATTAACCACAACTGGGTGAATGGCTGCAATGTGGCTATAATGTGGTGCTTCCTGCAGGATGAATTAGCAGCTGTCCAGCGGGAAATCAGTGAGTGGAAAGTCCCCATGGATGATTGGCATCTACAATGCCAG ttgATCATGAAGTCTTGCACGGGTATAGACTACAAGGAGTTCTACAATTTCCTCAAAATTATTGCAGAGAACAGGATTTCTGTCTTGGAAAATGGCCTTGATGATGAAGCTTCAGCAAAGAACACTCCAAAAGCTGCCATTTCCACCTTGGGCATGCTCCACGCAGTGTTTGATTTGAAGAGGACTGTGAAGGTGTTAACATCATTGAGTGCTAATGAAGATTTCAAGAAACTAGACCTGACGTCACTTTCTCCACCTCCTGAGGCATTGCTCCACCACTTGAAAGCAGCAATAGATACAGCGCTACTCTAA